The sequence TCTGAAAGTGGGCACCTCAATATGAGGAAATTTGAATCCCCAGAAGATATGATTGTATCAAAGCCTTCTCCTAAACCAACCCCATTAAAAATTTCTGATGAGATGCAAACACCTGGAACTGTTTTCCCTGCAAGTTTAGAAATTTTAGCAAACGGGAAGACTAGGATTAGGTCCCAATATGTACATCCACTGTTAAAACCAGTTGAGAATGCTTCTCAGTGGAAGGTACTGCAGGAAGATGATTCTAGTTCCCATCAAGGGTTAAGTGAGCTTAAGGGATCTCTTGAACAGCTGAAAGATTCAACACCTAAGTCAGAAGTTGGAGTAAAAGACACTTCTGCTCCGGAAACGAAGGTGGAAGCAAGTTTATCTTCTTGGCTCAAGCCCCCACAATCCCCTCATAAGGATGATGGTCTGAATGATGGATATGCAGCTAGCAAAAATTTCCGTGCTGGTAGAACTCCTATGGACAGGCCAATCATTGGGATGGTTGCTGCTCATTGGAATGAGAATGAACCTTCTCAAATCTCTCCCAAGTGGTGGGATGGGAATGGAATCCCAAATTCAACTAATAAATACAAGGAAGTATGTTCAATGACTATTTATTGTATTTCTTGACTTATTAGGTGCTGGATTTGAGAAATTCTCCCTGTCACTTTTCAGGATCAGAAAGTTAGTTGGCATGCCACACCATTTGAGGAGAGGTTAGAGAAGGCACTATCCGAAGAGAGTTTCATCTCACAAAAGTATGCTTGCTTCCTTCATCTCCTGATTATATTGATGACCATTGCTTTTGGCAATTAAATACAGGAAATTGCATTTCTTCCAAAAGTAGTACCCCTTTTCCCAAAGAATGAACTATGGTTTGCTACTAGGGACAAAGTTTGCACTATACTTCTAGTAGTAGTGTATTGACACTTGGATCAAAGTTGTCTATTCTTGCGCCCTTGCAGAATTTGGCCTTCATCATGGCCATAAAAAAGGTTAAGgagtagaaaagaaaatacgaGATGATGTTGATATACCTGTTCagataaatattaatcaaCCAACAAAACTTTTAGTTATGGCAATTAATTTAACATGGATTCATTTCTTTAAACATTAGTAAAACTCTTATTACTAGGTCAAAAACAAGCACTTCTTGTTTGAGCATGTAGACTAATTTCATTGAGAACGATAAAGATTTTTTCCATGTAGACTTTGTCACTGAACAAATGAGACTGAAGTTGTCTgctctttcttattattttgaagGATATCTCTGAGCGTATGTAGTAAagttgtttgtttgtttacAGGAAGCCTATCAATGGGAGACCCATAGTTTTTGATGAGCACGATGAAAGTGACACTGCTCTTTCCAAGTTACAGGCTTCAACACATTCCAAGTCAGTTGTTTCATTTTGAAGATTAGTGGTGTCATTGCTTGATGTTGTGAGTTTATTTTGAAGTTGACATGCCATCGGTGCACTTTACTGCTAGTGAAAGTGAATTGAAATGTCGAAATTGATGGTTTTGCTTGTATGGAGCTGATTTTGAACTATGAAGATTGAAATGGATTATCCAAATACTGCTGTTAATATAGTTTTAGCAGCAGCTTCAGGAGCTGCTTGCAGTGTAAATCAGTAACGAGAACTCTCAGTTAATGCAAAGCTTTGAGTTTGAGCATTTATCAATTTTGTTGCTCACATGATTGATGGTATGTTTTCAATGACTTAACAAGTATAAGCACATGTACTTTGTCAATATTTGCCTACAAAATGTGTGGTTTACTTGTTTATAACAAAGTTTAATTTCGTCACTCGACTTGTTACTTGGAttcaatttagttatttttcaaatttataaaatttttaactcaaatctttatatatttaattcaaattaattttatttgaaaaaaataaaataaaaagtaatttaaaaattataataatatttaagaattattttataattttactaaaattaatataattaaacaatgattacctattaccattattatttttgttaaaatttctcttaattttattatttttagcacTACCACCACCACTGTTATTGTCTTCTTCCATCattattaagagaaaaatagtaataatactGACAAgtaacaatttttattttttttattatgtttagtttaaatattattatatttttctaatttaaataatttaatttaatataaaaattaatacttttttattgtatCTACTTTTTCTAAAGTGTGcgctcttttattttttataaaaaatagggttaatttaagttaaatatgtacaagtttgaattaaaatatctataaatttaaaaaaagattaaaataaacttGAACAATAAAATCGATAAACATACTGAAATTTATTCCAAcattaaatcttattttaagatattaatgtTGGAAAAGCataaattgttattatttacttgattttttttgaaatgatCATGAATGACAAATCTCTTTTGTAGAAGGTGACCTTTCATGAAATATGCAATGTAAATTTCATCAAATATTAGCCAAATGTATGTTTTGGAAGTAAAACTTGGAGTAGGAAAATGCACATATGAACTTTCACATAAAGTGATCGGATTCTTGAAGTTACAAATTCAACTTTTACTAAACACTTGGCAGTTGATGTAGAATGCGAGTAGATTATGTCAGAAAAGCTAACATATGTCagcatattattttgaaatataaaataaccttcaaataaaacacatcttatcaatattaattttattcattcatcTTTTCATGCCAATAAATGCtactattataaatataaaataaaatttaaatttgtataaatactaaaattaaatccaaatacatattttttgaatgtttatgatattaatatttaattgagGAAATGAGATTTAACCCATagtttcttgaatatttgGCAAAATCTAGCATactattttgttcttttaggaatttattgatataatgaCCAATAGCTTTACAAAATCCTTAGGTTtcaactttctttttcatttcttttcaaattttggttattttctctattggACATCCTATCATCTTGAAATTTGGaggacaaaaaataaaattactttttaaaatggtattattattttttaagactCATTAGTATCATCTCTATCTTATAATACCTCTTCAAGCAATATAACTTCATGTTTACTTTACAACACCAACGAGatagatataaaattagaatttcatAGTAAATGTTATGGATAAAAAAACTAAGTATATGGTGATAAAAAGTTCAAATATGCAACTATGTTTAGTGTTTTTTACAGTCTCGTATCATCTtatatttttgtcttttttctattttatattattgcacaAGAAATTCACGCCTTTAATTTTGACCCATAGAATATTGAGAagcttttgaaaaattattttaaaagcaaAAAGTATGAATATTTTAGGAGCTTGTTCTTCAAGTGGTGACGTAATTTTGATTGTAGTACTTTTATATGTCTGCACCATGATATCACACTTTGTGTTTTTAATATCCTCAGTggcaaaattaatttaaaagagTTAATGAAAAAAAGGTTGAGAAGTAATAGTTgcaataaaatagaaaatactaaacttacaaaatataaaatataaattacttgTTTAGTGAATTGAGTTAAACACGTTGTTAAGGTAAcaaatcttaataaaatatattgatgcTTTCTGATCTTTCAATTGTTGTCATTCCATCAAAAACATAAGTTGGTACctacatatttttaatttgataatccTTTGATGCGGTTgttgttatataaattatacttaGCAATAATTTTTACCTACTGACACTCAAATTCTTAGTAATGTTTAATTTagaaagattataaaaatctaaacaCCATTTTGGATATCGATTATGAAGAATTGCAATAAATCATCTACTAAATTTGGTTATTATGTGCCATATACAAAAGACATATTATATGTAGATAggaattctttctttattgcttCAGTTATCCATGGATTTTGGATTTATCAAAATTGGTCATGGAGACTTCCCCATCAATGGTATAAAAgattgttttatatattaaaatgtattaataattaaataaaaatagctaCACgagtgaattaaaaattatataaaaacatatttttgaGGGCCAtcagaaataattttttatctcattTCTCTCTTAGACATCCTATCATCTTCAAATTTGGAgggcaaaaaataaaatcattttctaaaatgatattattatattctaagACTCATTAGTATCATCTCTATCTTATAATAGCTCGTCAAGCAATATGATTTCATGTTTACTTTACAACACCAACGAGatagatataaaattagaatttcatAGTAAATGTTATTGGATGAAAAAACTAAGTATATAGTGATAAAAAATTCAAGTACTTGCAACTATGTTTAGTCTTTTTTACAGTCTCATGTCATCTCATGTTTTTGTCTCTTTTCTATCTTATATTATTGCACAAGAAATTCACGCCTTTAATTTCGACCCATAGAATATTAAGAAgcttttgaaaatcattttaaaagcAAAAAGTATGAACATTTTAGGAGCTTGTTCTTCAAGGGGTGACGTTGATGGTCGCCATCTGTGTTAGGCTACAATCTAGCGTACTATCGATGCGTAGCACTATatgtgagtatcaaggtcgtattcctcgggaaagtgaaagcccagagttactcctttgttctttgttatattaacctaaaatggataatgaataaattctaaactaactattaactacaagctaagttctaagggagatgcaggagtaattgataaatgaaataatc comes from Ricinus communis isolate WT05 ecotype wild-type chromosome 5, ASM1957865v1, whole genome shotgun sequence and encodes:
- the LOC8271157 gene encoding protein JASON isoform X1, with protein sequence MICALFKRELKSICRSVVRYIDISVSRAMGCFFGCFRIRDDHHRRPPNLVVSDSTRSLPPGAVVSKNRLSSLFLTEEREDLEWNKRKSDCFGSPQINKELANEAKFLKACGTLPETPSEIRKASEKLRVSPPAGKNSQSSDFHSWLPSTSIKKLQLDKEIDQPPTPVKLCEEWGHGSVSSEQTPSSCISNAQNTARMSVSSVEDGKLGSFITAVKIYVYKNDHNITWISRWFSATNVPFKNKSVRFECNLDTSSSESGHLNMRKFESPEDMIVSKPSPKPTPLKISDEMQTPGTVFPASLEILANGKTRIRSQYVHPLLKPVENASQWKVLQEDDSSSHQGLSELKGSLEQLKDSTPKSEVGVKDTSAPETKVEASLSSWLKPPQSPHKDDGLNDGYAASKNFRAGRTPMDRPIIGMVAAHWNENEPSQISPKWWDGNGIPNSTNKYKEDQKVSWHATPFEERLEKALSEESFISQKKPINGRPIVFDEHDESDTALSKLQASTHSKSVVSF
- the LOC8271157 gene encoding protein JASON isoform X2, which translates into the protein MICALFKRELKSICRSVVRYIDISVSRAMGCFFGCFRIRDDHHRRPPNLVVSDSTRSLPPGAVVSKNRLSSLFLTEEREDLEWNKRKSDCFGSPQINKELANEAKFLKACGTLPETPSEIRKASEKLRVSPPAGKNSQSSDFHSWLPSTSIKKLQLDKEIDQPPTPVKLCEEWGHGSVSSEQTPSSCISNAQNTARMSVSSVEDATNVPFKNKSVRFECNLDTSSSESGHLNMRKFESPEDMIVSKPSPKPTPLKISDEMQTPGTVFPASLEILANGKTRIRSQYVHPLLKPVENASQWKVLQEDDSSSHQGLSELKGSLEQLKDSTPKSEVGVKDTSAPETKVEASLSSWLKPPQSPHKDDGLNDGYAASKNFRAGRTPMDRPIIGMVAAHWNENEPSQISPKWWDGNGIPNSTNKYKEDQKVSWHATPFEERLEKALSEESFISQKKPINGRPIVFDEHDESDTALSKLQASTHSKSVVSF